The following proteins are encoded in a genomic region of Cercospora beticola chromosome 8, complete sequence:
- a CDS encoding uncharacterized protein (SMCOG1039:aldo/keto reductase family oxidoreductase~antiSMASH:Cluster_2), whose translation MSSPQIIFGSHQVGEASNEELQRYVDILKKNNIKTIDTAKTYGDSEKRLGDIEASKSFVIDTKSPSIIPKALSRDNLAAGIDESLALLKTKKVDVYYLHTPDDQTPIEETVDTIQELYRQGKFERFGLSNYLPSDVRKIHAYAKSTGGIVPTVYQGNYNAFARSIEQDLFPVLRELGFSFHAYSPIAGGLFAKDPEKLATSTEAGRFDVSNMSGHWQAIAKDIGDTSIGLAYRWILFHSKLDAQKGDAVIVGASRPAQLEQTLELLNGSKPLEQGVVEKIDVLWKLVAADAPVDNYNSWAKENLTPEALAAVFNK comes from the exons ATGTCTTCACCCCAAATCATTTTCGGTTCCCACCAGGTCGGCGAGGCTTCCAACGAGGAACTCCAGCGATATGTCGACATcctcaagaagaacaacatcAAGACCATCGACACCGCCAAAACCTACGGGGACAGCGAGAAGCGTCTGGGAGACATCGAAGCCTCCAAGTCATTTGTGATCGACACCAAATCACCTTCCATCATTCCAAAAGCGCTATCCCGAGACAACCTCGCCGCCGGCATCGATGAatctctcgctctcctcaaAACGAAAAAAGTAGACGTCTACTATCTACACACACCGGATGACCAGACACCGATCGAAGAAACAGTAGACACGATTCAAGAACTATACCGTCAAGGCAAATTCGAGCGTTTCGGCCTATCCAACTACCTCCCCTCCGACGTCCGCAAAATCCACGCCTACGCCAAATCTACAGGCGGCATCGTTCCCACCGTCTACCAAGGCAACTACAACGCATTCGCTCGTTCAATCGAGCAAGATCTCTTCCCCGTCCTCCGCGAGCTCGGATTTTCCTTCCACGCATACTCTCCCATCGCCGGTGGGCTCTTTGCCAAAGACCCCGAAAAACTCGCGACGTCCACCGAAGCCGGGCGCTTCGATGTCTCGAACATGAGTGGACAT TGGCAGGCTATCGCGAAAGATATCGGGGACACGAGCATCGGGCTGGCGTATCGTTGGATTCTCTTCCACTCTAAGCTGGATGCGCAGAAGGGCGATGCTGTGATTGTTGGCGCGAGTCGACCAGCTCAACTTGAGCAGACGCTGGAGCTTTTGAACGGGAGTAAACCATTGGAGCAGGGAGTGGTGGAGAAAATTGACGTGTTGTGGAAATTAGTTGCGGCGGATGCGCCGGtcgataattataattcGTGGGCGAAGGAGAATCTTACCCCGGAAGCTCTCGCTGCAGTGTTTAATAAGTAG
- a CDS encoding uncharacterized protein (antiSMASH:Cluster_2), translating to MVGSKTPGGQAAGEKFQKQQAEKEGLGAPSAPGKSSGTGIAENPGYAPVASDSGSTNVGVEAGTDTKGEKGISGVPVGPSDGINSGNMSGGGTSAGK from the exons ATGGTTGGATCAAAGACACC AGGCGGCCAAGCAGCCGGCGAGAAATTCCAAAAACAGCAAGCTGAGA AAGAAGGTCTCGGCGCACCCTCCGCTCCAGGAAAATCCTCTGGCACCGGAATCGCAGAGAACCCGGGCTACGCTCCTGTAGCTTCGGATTCGGGTTCGACGAATGTGGGAGTTGAAGCTGGGACGGACACGAAGGGCGAGAAGGGTATTAGTGGTGTGCCGGTGGGGCCAAGCGACGGGATTAATAGTGGGAATATGAGTGGTGGGGGGACGAGTGCGGGGAAGTAG
- a CDS encoding uncharacterized protein (antiSMASH:Cluster_2), with amino-acid sequence MTSRDGYQWTEKSGLVQGVPSIGVIQPPSNIGQKQEQYDVIVVGAGYCGLTAARDAALSGLKVLLLEGRDRIGGRSWSSNIEGYPFEMGGTWVSWGQPHVWREISRYNMRRELELSYDFTKGVNHFTMTSADGSRNMSHEEEDKLMQSALEKFVNVDGNIGKTIMPFPHDEFHNPEVKRFDKLSVADRMAQIKHQLSPDEYTAVLSFVMLCSASTPEKTSFYEFLHWWALCNFSYEYCIEYLVKYKFRGGQSSFAIKFFQEAVDTGRLSYAFNSPVASITQNQQRVEVRTRAGDVYHAARLISAVPLNVLNDIAFSPPLAQGKRAAASTGHVNKCVKVHAECRGSELRSWTGVNYPNGQLLYALGDGTTPNGNTHVVAFGADHNRLTPEKDIEVTKQALQDLTKMELERVFHNWADDEFAKGAWFFSPPGLVTESLDDMRARQGNIFFASSDWAVGWRSFIDGAIEEGTRAAFNVIQDLKAKKAGGLIKSVL; translated from the exons ATGACCTCTCGCGATGGATACCAGTGGACTGAAAAGTCCGGTCTTGTCCAAGGCGTTCCCAGTATCGGAGTAATCCAACCACCAAGCAATATCGGCCAGAAACAAGAGCAATATGATGTGATCGTAGTCGGAGCAGGCTACTGCGGCCTAACAGCAGCGAGAGATGCTGCATTGAGTG GCCTCAaagtcctcctcctcgaagGCCGAGATCGAATCGGCGGACGTTCCTGGTCATCGAACATCGAAGGATACCCATTCGAAATGGGCGGGACATGGGTATCTTGGGGACAGCCACACGTCTGGCGCGAGATTTCCCGCTACAATATGCGTCGAGAGCTGGAATTGTCGTATGACTTTACAAAGGGTGTGAATCATTTCACTATGACATCTGCCGACGGCAGCCGGAATATGAGCCACGAAGAGGAG GACAAACTCATGCAATCCGCATTAGAGAAGTTCGTCAACGTGGACGGCAACATCGGCAAGACAATAATGCCATTCCCGCATGACGAATTCCACAATCCCGAAGTGAAGAGATTCGACAAACTTTCCGTTGCCGACCGCATGGCCCAGATCAAGCACCAGCTCTCTCCAGACGAGTACACAGCAGTCCTCAGCTTTGTCATGCTTTGCAGCGCCAGCACGCCAGAGAAGACAAGTTTCTACGAGTTCCTGCATTGGTGGGCGCTTTGCAATTTCTCGTACGAGTACTGCATCGAGTATCTCGTCAAGTACAAATTCCGTGGCGGGCAGTCCAGCTTCGCGATCAAATTCTTCCAAGAAGCAGTGGATACTGGAAGGCTCTCTTATGCTTTCAACTCGCCAGTCGCCAGCATCACTCAGAACCAGCAGAGGGTAGAAGTTCGCACGCGCGCTGGAGATGTTTACCACGCCGCCCGACTGATCTCAGCTGTACCGCTGAATGTGCTGAATGATATTGCGTTCTCGCCACCTTTGGCTCAAGGCAAGAGGGCTGCTGCTAGCACTGGACATGTGAATAAGTGTGTCAAGGTCCATGCTGAATGCCGGGGTTCCGAGTTGCGATCATGGACTGGAGTGAACTATCCTAACGGCCAGCTCCTGTATGCTCTAGGAGACGGAACCACTCCGAATGGCAATACTCACGTTGTGGCATTTGGTGCCGATCATAATCGATTGACACCCGAGAAAGATATCGAAGTCACCAAGCAAGCCTTGCAAGATCTGACCAAGATGGAGTTGGAGCGA GTCTTCCACAACTGGGCTGATGATGAGTTCGCGAAAGGCGCCTGGTTCTTCTCTCCTCCTGGCCTGGTAACAGAGAGTCTCGACGACATGAGAGCAAGACAAGGgaacatcttcttcgcgagcTCTGACTGGGCTGTAGGCTGGCGAAGCTTCATCGACGGTGCGATTGAAGAAGGTACACGAGCAGCGTTCAATGTGATCCAAGAcctgaaggcgaagaaggccggTGGTCTCATTAAAAGTGTCTTATAA
- a CDS encoding uncharacterized protein (antiSMASH:Cluster_2), whose amino-acid sequence MTDMMPEPASRTTIPRNDSFSVEDFTNAFKASASKSKTGDRSFRVADSNVPTVPPPSRSSSRPASVYGDRRR is encoded by the coding sequence ATGACCGACATGATGCCCGAACCAGCCTCGCGCACCACCATCCCACGCAACGACAGCTTCTCCGTCGAAGACTTCACCAACGCCTTCAAGGCCTCGGCCAGCAAATCCAAGACCGGTGACCGATCATTCCGCGTCGCCGACTCCAACGTACCCACTGTCCCACCACCATCAAGAAGCTCATCAAGACCTGCTTCAGTCTACGGCGACCGGCGGAGATGA
- a CDS encoding uncharacterized protein (antiSMASH:Cluster_2) — translation MKFLAITSLLAGMAFASPSPKFDAHIIERGDAYERLGNILNERDCVYTKSECKGLLGPMPVNFVSLAFPLQRLGTKPPDHFILAFKGIKSSY, via the exons ATGAAGTTTTTGGCTATCACTTCCCTCCTTGCGGGCATGGCGTTTGCCTCTCCCTCCCCAAAATTCGATGCTCATATCATCGAGCGAGGAGACGCTTACGAACGCCTGGGCAATATCCTGAACGAGAGGGATTGCGTCTACACCAAGTCGGAATGCAAA GGCTTGCTGGGACCGATGCCGGTAAATTTTGTCTCCCTCGCCTTTCCTCTCCAGCGCCTTGGAACGAAACCCCCTGATCACTTCATCCTCGCTTTCAAGGGAATAAAAAGCAGCTACTGA
- a CDS encoding uncharacterized protein (antiSMASH:Cluster_2) yields MAPLVTGLHLSEIQWNKFKASYMWGKTYYLRRTKFVLYQTSTLLLAAVSGISNAAANKYIDRRDDVIEQDPTLDVDVGQIIAVRVMLTVLGGILGFLFGMALLFDLWWPERRESKVMSLGWKCSSLAGSLAQFAAALAASIIVATGEVEIKGPDQQAVDEQLAAWPNSEYRESGTAIVTVVLAWIGFAFIASSTGVMWKSYAVSSKHGPFANYRRQEIL; encoded by the exons ATGGCTCCCTTGGTAACCGGTCTTCACCTCTCCGAAATCCAATGGAACAAATTCAAAGCCTCTTACATGTGGGGCAAGACCTACTACCTCCGACGAACGAAATTTGTCCTATATCAAACGAGCACCTTACTGCTCGCTGCAGTCTCCGGAATCTCGAACGCCGCCGCCAACAAATACATCGATCGACGCGACGATGTCATCGAGCAAGATCCAACTCTCGACGTGGATGTGGGACAAATCATCGCCGTGCGTGTGATGTTGACCGTGCTAGGTGGTATTTTGGGGTTCTTGTTCGGTATGGCTTTGCTGTTCGATCTGTGGTGGCCGGAGCGAAGAGAGTCCAAAGTCATGTCTTTGGGCTGGAAGTGCAGCAGCTTGGCAGGAAGTTTAGCACAATTCGCGGCAGCGCTCGCGGCTTCGATTATTGTTGCTACAGGTGAGGTCGAGATCAAGGGACCGGATCAACAAGCAGTGGACGAGCAGCTTGCAGCTTGGCCAAATTCGGAGTATCGAGAAAGCGGCACCGCAATTGTGACTGTGGTCCTTGCATGGATTGGCTTCGCATTCATCGCTTCTAG TACTGGTGTAATGTGGAAGAGCTATGCTGTTAGTAGCAAGCACGGTCCGTTTGCTAATTATAGAAGGCAAGAGATACTCTGA
- a CDS encoding uncharacterized protein (antiSMASH:Cluster_2~SMCOG1038:phenylalanine-specific permease), whose protein sequence is MTTDVLKEKPPSEGHSTEDKSWPQLEIAYSIQDGQMQEVLQDAHIQRKNLGPLTMVAVGFNICNSWVAIASSLAIAVSAGGPVNIIYGTFFALFFYACVAVSLAELASVYPTAGGQYHFASIVAPKKWARGMSYVCGIVATASWVALTASATLLGAQMILALPAFYVEGFAPEGWHYFLVYQAINFILLLYNMFVMRFTPRVHDIGFYLTLSAFVAVSIAVLAVSDKQSSEYVWATFENNTGWPSAIAFLTGLSTPCFMYAGIDATLHLAETCTNPRSAVPRALMVTVTIGFITGFVFSVAMCYGISDLEDLVNTTMPIYTLWRQALRSSAAAAIFLVALILILFFVVTAMQQTTSRLVHAFGRDNGLLFSSHLGQISPSLQVPIYALLCNAVCVFAAGCIYLGSPTAFTSLINTSIILQMLSFGIPCALLMWRGRSEEVLPRKRQFWVPGVVGWIANAGTVLGAVFELVFFCFPGAVPVTGTTMNYAAVVLAVIAVIATVNWFAHARKHYNGPRIVMD, encoded by the exons ATGACGACGGACGTGCTCAAGG AAAAGCCGCCGAGCGAAGGACACTCCACCGAAGACAAGAGCTGGCCTCAATTGGAAATAGCATACTCAATTCAAGATGGCCAGATGCAAGAAGTTCTCCAAGACGCCCACATCCAACGCAAAAACCTCGGTCCCCTAACAATGGTCGCCGTAGGCTTCAACATCTGCAACAGCTGGGTCGCCATCGCTTCTAGTCTCGCCATTGCAGTCTCAGCCGGAGGACCAGTCAATATCATCTACGGCACATTTTTCGCTTTGTTCTTCTACGCTTGTGTGGCAGTGTCTTTGGCTGAACTGGCTTCGGTTTATCCTACTGCTGGTGGTCAGTATCATTTTGCGTCCATTGTAGCGCCAAAGAAGTGGGCAAGAGGGATGTCGTATGTTTGCGGGATTGTGGCCACGGCTTCGTGGGTGGCGCTGACTGCTTCCGCGACGTTACTGGGGGCGCAGATGATTTTGGCGTTGCCGGCGTTTTATGTTGAGGGGTTTGCCCCGGAGGGGTGGCATTATTTTTTG GTCTATCAAGCCATCAACTTCATACTGCTTCTTTACAACATGTTCGTTATGCGGTTCACACCACGGGTTCATGATATCGGAT TCTACCTCACTCTGTCCGCCTTCGTCGCAGTCTCCATTGCCGTGCTCGCTGTCTCGGACAAGCAAAGCTCTGAATATGTATGGGCAACATTTGAGAACAACACCGGCTGGCCTTCTGCTATCGCCTTCCTCACCGGCTTATCTACGCCGTGCTTCATGTATGCTGGCATTGATGCCACGCTGCATTTGGCTGAGACGTGCACCAACCCACGGAGTGCCGTGCCTCGCGCGCTGATGGTCACGGTTACCATTGGCTTTATAACGGGATTCGTGTTCTCTGTGGCAATGTGTTACGGTATCAGTGATCTGGAAGACTTGGTCAATACTAC AATGCCAATCTACACACTCTGGCGACAAGCCCTCCGCTCATCCGCCGCAGCGGCaatcttcctcgtcgcctTGATTctgatcctcttcttcgttgtcACCGCCATGCAACAAACCACATCCCGGCTCGTCCATGCCTTCGGTCGCGACAACGGTCTACTATTCTCCTCCCACCTCGGACAAATTTCACCCTCACTCCAAGTCCCCATCTACGCCCTCCTTTGCAACGCGGTCTGTGTCTTCGCCGCAGGATGCATCTACTTGGGCTCACCTACAGCTTTCACGTCGCTGATAAACACGAGTATTATCCTGCAAATGCTATCATTTGGGATACCTTGTGCTTTGCTAAtgtggagaggaaggagTGAAGAGGTCTTGCCGAGGAAGAGACAATTCTGGGTTCCTGGAGTGGTGGGTTGGATTGCGAATGCGGGGACTGTATTAGGGGCGGTGTTTGAATTGGTATTCTTCTGTTTTCCTGGTGCGGTGCCGGTCACGGGGACGACGATGA ATTATGCGGCAGTTGTGCTTGCAGTTATTGCAGTCATCGCTACTGTGAACTGGTTTGCACATGCGAGGAAGCATTACAACGGGCCAAGAATTGTGATGGATTAG
- a CDS encoding uncharacterized protein (antiSMASH:Cluster_2), with amino-acid sequence MRQPCASHLLLLTTTFTLTTPTLAQLLSGAPGNSPSGSNGNTLSNQLCNKTFSLANSTGFYPFSPYVTDANIPLTWAGTVFQSNTSTSLSSSPRVELSLWFNTGNQNYSDSNALGYDACYLFPGGLALTAAFKGQNDTGDCIATMDETCVGEMIDLTNLYSARITGLPTGLNSSSLPNVCNQLARDLTQNFPESCKPFFNSTGAAPYTIFGGTPALGGPLTGEDSLVQESSCTLEDDVNGANGGNYSLMWTQFGENTLFNYFAANYLVVPLITAFMPIANEDRPVTLGSSKAFMSCGRAKNLTEGSLPIPDAAEAAASIGIPVGGNTTGNGEAPAAGNATGAASDASGDDEGISGGAIAGIVIGVVLGLALIGAALWFFVIRKKRRSHSGMAELNGHEESKSKDARQYSVEAPNEHAVSEMGGAYPEHGQTGWNQSQAVELPTYRNPAELDGK; translated from the coding sequence ATGCGCCAACCATGCGCAtcccacctcctcctcctcaccacaaCCTTCACCCTCACAACCCCAACCCTCGCCCAACTCCTCTCCGGCGCCCCCGGAAACTCCCCCTCAGGCTCAAACGGCAACACCCTCTCCAACCAACTCTGCAACAAAACCTTCTCCCTCGCCAACAGCACCGGCTTCTACCCTTTCTCACCCTACGTAACAGACGCCAACATCCCTCTAACCTGGGCCGGCACAGTCTTCCAATCCAACACCAGCacctccctctcctcctcccccCGCGTCGAATTATCCCTCTGGTTCAACACCGGAAACCAAAACTATTCCGACTCCAACGCCTTGGGCTATGATGCATGCTACCTCTTCCCGGGTGGTTTAGCCCTCACAGCCGCTTTCAAAGGACAAAATGATACCGGGGATTGTATCGCGACGATGGATGAGACTTGTGTTGGGGAGATGATCGACTTGACGAATCTGTATTCCGCTCGAATTACAGGCCTGCCCACAGGATTAAATTCTTCTTCCTTGCCGAATGTATGCAATCAACTCGCTCGCGATCTGACACAGAATTTTCCCGAGAGTTGTAAACCATTCTTCAACTCAACTGGCGCGGCTCCATACACCATTTTTGGAGGGACACCTGCTCTGGGAGGACCATTAACAGGAGAAGATTCTCTCGTTCAAGAATCGAGTTGTACACTGGAAGATGATGTGAACGGGGCAAATGGAGGCAATTATAGCCTGATGTGGACGCAATTTGGAGAGAACACGCTGTTCAATTACTTTGCGGCGAATTATTTGGTGGTACCGTTGATCACGGCTTTCATGCCGATTGCGAATGAGGACCGGCCGGTGACGTTGGGGTCGTCCAAGGCATTCATGTCGTGCGGGAGAGCGAAGAATTTGACTGAGGGGAGCTTGCCTATACCAGATGCGGCGGAAGCAGCAGCCTCGATAGGTATACCTGTGGGAGGGAACACGACCGGGAATGGTGAAGCACCTGCGGCGGGCAATGCCACAGGAGCAGCGAGTGATGCAAGTGGGGATGATGAGGGCATCAGTGGAGGCGCGATTGCGGGCATCGTGATCGGTGTTGTCCTTGGTCTTGCTCTGATTGGGGCGGCATTGTGGTTCTTCGTGATCAGAAAGAAGCGGAGAAGCCATTCCGGTATGGCGGAACTGAACGGCCATGAAGAAAGCAAGAGCAAAGACGCGCGGCAGTATTCTGTCGAGGCGCCAAACGAACATGCGGTCTCAGAGATGGGAGGCGCGTATCCTGAACATGGGCAAACGGGATGGAACCAGTCGCAAGCGGTCGAGTTGCCAACGTATCGTAATCCTGCAGAGCTTGACGGCAAGTAG
- a CDS encoding uncharacterized protein (antiSMASH:Cluster_2), with protein MSTSHTVPRKPIGSPSSEEPAPTEAQTSLLSDEGSEDAVRNEQRLVTADKEALVAPRTLHGFPQSPGNTDKRRRSFRPISTWWQEALAIVLLLASLVASFATLYPYQDNPIPEWRYSITIGALLSLYSVILRLAATFLLSQGIAQSKWHWFNGSPKPLHDMVLHDNASRGPMGAFGLLYRLALPVTWQWLGCMLAIVALLVGPFTQQVLQYETCAVLDLEAEAVITRASAYVGQIVVLEQVDPGVWIDDGFLSFQEQASFLAGLYSPRAVPSSCSTGNCTFAPYTTVGFCSICEDLSSNVQTETIEEYAPYGATSNKTITSLGIVHEGTDFYVGGVATPYINMTLQVNYTSLDRVDRSGRPDSAFLRKDVATNFVIDDSYYVLIGLAEKPWDRNTGKAPEECTDTTNDNTWRCQGYGAAKCSISPCLRTYNSTVINGRLHEQLVGLETEALKSSDGRWFDEHAYVQAALNLSCINEDDRVLLRNRSYDLDIEGVWLPYNFTSRRQGDTRNSWDILKDKASPERGFIERGCVYVVDYDFTRYLYAWLQGQHSGSLSGLESSGDQRAMIAMNGSQLLESIWNHGDFSLERTGMLFDNMTLSLTNYMRTNPGSPWRTTHVRLNGIKPNATEEMNDDYVDAAGLYLPTFGQAWATKTCARIRWLWLILPAIVTIFTLVFYGGVLSSARALPEDVRTWKTSPLPFMFYGPGGTDESRQQEWFNASSQHVDDMDAAARKIHLKLDRDEAGMAFFRKRGAVVDAEKSSLTSGSDAVL; from the coding sequence ATGTCTACGTCTCACACTGTTCCCAGGAAGCCGATAGGATCTCCGAGTAGTGAGGAACCTGCTCCGACTGAGGCCCAGACGAGTCTACTTTCCGATGAGGGCAGCGAAGACGCCGTCCGTAACGAACAACGCCTGGTTACTGCCGACAAGGAGGCTCTCGTAGCACCCAGAACACTTCATGGATTCCCTCAGTCACCCGGCAACACTGACAAGCGTCGACGATCCTTCCGACCGATATCTACCTGGTGGCAAGAGGCCTTGGCCATAGTACTGTTGCTGGCCTCGTTGGTCGCCTCGTTCGCAACACTATATCCCTATCAAGACAATCCGATACCGGAATGGCGGTACTCGATCACGATTGGTGCCCTTTTATCGTTGTATTCGGTCATTCTGAGACTAGCTGCTACCTTTCTGCTGTCACAAGGCATTGCGCAGTCGAAATGGCACTGGTTCAACGGTAGTCCAAAGCCTTTACACGATATGGTTTTGCATGACAATGCATCTCGCGGACCAATGGGCGCATTTGGACTGTTGTACAGGCTCGCTCTTCCGGTAACATGGCAATGGCTGGGCTGCATGCtggctatagtagctttgcTGGTTGGTCCATTCACTCAACAGGTCCTGCAGTACGAGACATGCGCTGTGCTGGATCTTGAAGCCGAGGCCGTTATCACTCGGGCTTCAGCATACGTTGGGCAAATCGTGGTCTTAGAGCAGGTCGACCCGGGCGTCTGGATCGATGATGGATTCCTTTCCTTCCAAGAGCAAGCTTCGTTCCTCGCCGGGCTCTACTCGCCACGTGCCGTGCCCAGTTCTTGCAGTACCGGCAACTGTACTTTTGCACCATACACTACCGTGGGCTTTTGTAGCATTTGCGAGGATCTTTCCTCAAATGTTCAGACTGAAACGATCGAGGAGTATGCTCCTTATGGAGCAACATCCAACAAAACAATTACCTCTCTCGGTATTGTTCACGAAGGTACCGACTTTTACGTCGGCGGTGTCGCCACTCCATACATCAATATGACTTTGCAGGTGAACTACACAAGCTTGGATAGAGTCGATCGATCAGGAAGACCCGACTCAGCATTCTTGCGAAAGGACGTAGCCACTAATTTCGTTATAGATGACTCGTATTATGTACTGATCGGTCTTGCTGAAAAACCTTGGGATCGCAACACTGGCAAGGCTCCAGAAGAATGCACGGATACAACAAATGATAATACATGGCGTTGCCAGGGGTACGGAGCTGCAAAGTGCTCGATATCTCCCTGTCTAAGAACATACAATTCGACCGTTATCAACGGACGACTGCATGAGCAACTAGTTGGCCTAGAGACCGAAGCACTGAAGTCCTCTGACGGTCGTTGGTTTGATGAACACGCTTATGTGCAGGCGGCTTTGAACTTGTCGTGTATCAACGAAGATGATCGTGTGCTTTTGCGCAATCGCAGTTACGACCTGGACATTGAGGGTGTGTGGCTACCTTACAACTTCACCTCCAGGAGACAGGGTGACACGCGCAACTCTTGGGATATCCTCAAGGATAAAGCTTCCCCAGAACGAGGCTTCATAGAACGGGGTTGTGTTTATGTCGTCGATTACGACTTCACAAGGTACCTCTACGCCTGGTTGCAAGGGCAGCACTCGGGCAGCCTCTCAGGCTTGGAATCTTCCGGGGACCAAAGAGCTATGATTGCTATGAACGGCTCCCAGCTACTGGAGTCCATCTGGAACCATGGCGATTTTAGTTTGGAACGTACAGGAATGCTTTTTGACAACATGACTTTGTCCTTAACTAACTACATGAGGACTAATCCTGGATCACCTTGGAGAACGACGCATGTTCGTCTGAATGGAATCAAGCCCAATGCCACGGAGGAAATGAATGATGATTATGTCGATGCCGCCGGTCTTTACCTGCCAACGTTCGGACAAGCCTGGGCTACGAAAACTTGCGCTCGCATACGCTGGCTCTGGCTGATTCTTCCTGCAATCGTCACCATCTTCACCCTCGTCTTCTATGGAGGAGTACTAAGCAGCGCTCGCGCCCTCCCCGAAGATGTTCGAACATGGAAGACTTCGCCCTTGCCCTTCATGTTCTACGGCCCAGGTGGAACAGACGAATCTCGACAACAGGAATGGTTCAATGCCAGCTCGCAACATGTGGATGATATGGATGCTGCGGCACGCAAAATACATCTGAAGCTGGATCGTGATGAAGCTGGAATGGCGTTTTTCAGGAAGAGAGGGGCAGTTGTGGATGCTGAAAAGAGTTCTTTGACTTCGGGATCGGATGCTGTGTTGTGA